A stretch of the Actinotalea sp. JY-7876 genome encodes the following:
- the ruvC gene encoding crossover junction endodeoxyribonuclease RuvC, which yields MRVLGVDPGLTRCGLGVVDSRPGRRVVLVAVGVARSPVSDDVASRLALVGDQVETWLDEHEPDAVAVERVFAQHNVRTVMGTAQVSGVVMAAAARRGIPVALHTPSEVKASVTGSGRAGKPQVQQMVARILGLAELPTPADAADALALAICHLWRPVAAGTTSPVRAGTGAGGAAGATSGATPAQLAWARAEAAARLR from the coding sequence GTGCGCGTGCTGGGAGTGGACCCGGGCCTGACCCGCTGCGGTCTGGGCGTGGTCGACTCGCGCCCGGGGCGGCGGGTGGTGCTCGTCGCCGTCGGCGTCGCGCGCTCACCGGTCTCCGACGACGTCGCGTCGCGCCTGGCCCTCGTGGGTGACCAGGTGGAGACCTGGCTGGACGAGCACGAGCCCGACGCCGTCGCCGTGGAGCGGGTCTTCGCGCAGCACAACGTGCGGACCGTCATGGGCACGGCCCAGGTGTCGGGCGTCGTCATGGCGGCCGCCGCCCGGCGCGGGATCCCGGTGGCGCTGCACACGCCGTCGGAGGTCAAGGCGTCGGTCACGGGCTCCGGGCGGGCCGGCAAGCCGCAGGTGCAGCAGATGGTCGCGCGGATCCTCGGGCTCGCGGAGCTGCCCACCCCCGCCGACGCGGCCGACGCGCTCGCCCTGGCGATCTGCCACCTCTGGCGGCCCGTGGCCGCGGGCACGACGTCGCCGGTCCGTGCGGGGACCGGCGCGGGCGGCGCCGCGGGGGCCACGTCCGGGGCGACACCGGCCCAGCTCGCCTGGGCGCGGGCCGAGGCCGCCGCCCGGCTCCGGTGA
- a CDS encoding YebC/PmpR family DNA-binding transcriptional regulator encodes MSGHSKWATTKHKKAVVDAKRGKLFAKLIKNIEVAARVGGGDVAGNPTLFDAIQKAKKSSVPNDNIDRAVKRGSGQEAGGADYQTVMYEGYGPGGVAVLVECLTDNRNRAAADVRIAFTRNGGAMADPGSVSYLFSRRGVVVIPKTDGLTEDDVLAAVLDAGAEEVTDLGEAFEVQSEASDVVAVRTALQDAGIDYDSAEAQFVPATQVEVDAEGARKILRLIDALEDSDDVQDVFANFDASDEVMAELEED; translated from the coding sequence ATGTCCGGTCACTCCAAGTGGGCCACCACGAAGCACAAGAAGGCCGTCGTCGACGCCAAGCGGGGCAAGCTCTTCGCGAAGCTCATCAAGAACATCGAGGTGGCCGCCCGCGTGGGCGGCGGTGATGTCGCCGGCAACCCGACGCTCTTCGACGCGATCCAGAAGGCCAAGAAGTCCTCGGTCCCGAACGACAACATCGACCGCGCGGTCAAGCGCGGCTCCGGCCAGGAGGCCGGCGGGGCGGACTACCAGACCGTCATGTACGAGGGCTACGGCCCCGGCGGGGTCGCGGTCCTGGTCGAGTGCCTCACCGACAACCGCAACCGTGCGGCCGCTGACGTGCGCATCGCGTTCACCCGCAACGGCGGCGCGATGGCCGACCCCGGGTCCGTGTCCTACCTGTTCTCCCGGCGCGGCGTCGTGGTGATCCCCAAGACGGACGGCCTCACCGAGGACGACGTGCTGGCGGCGGTCCTGGACGCGGGCGCCGAGGAGGTCACCGACCTGGGCGAGGCGTTCGAGGTGCAGAGCGAGGCGTCCGACGTCGTCGCCGTGCGCACCGCGCTGCAGGACGCCGGGATCGACTACGACTCGGCCGAGGCCCAGTTCGTGCCCGCCACGCAGGTCGAGGTGGACGCCGAGGGCGCCCGCAAGATCCTGCGCCTCATCGACGCGCTCGAGGACAGCGACGACGTCCAGGACGTCTTCGCGAACTTCGACGCGTCCGACGAGGTCATGGCGGAGCTCGAGGAGGACTGA
- the pdxT gene encoding pyridoxal 5'-phosphate synthase glutaminase subunit PdxT, translated as MISDTPPRIGVLALQGDVREHVAALEASGARAVPVRRTRELAEVDGIVLPGGESTTMANLLQVFELFEPLRDAIAAGLPAYGSCAGMILLADRLEDGAAGQRTLGGLDVTVRRNAFGRQVDSFETDLVVEGVADSATDPVHAVFIRAPWVERTGPGVRALATVASGPAAGRIVAVRERDVVATSFHPEITGDMRLHRLFVQIVTERG; from the coding sequence GTGATCTCCGACACGCCGCCCAGGATCGGTGTCCTGGCCCTCCAGGGCGACGTGCGCGAGCACGTCGCCGCGCTCGAGGCCAGCGGCGCGCGTGCCGTGCCCGTGCGGCGCACGCGCGAGCTCGCCGAGGTCGACGGGATCGTGCTGCCGGGCGGCGAGTCCACGACGATGGCCAACCTGCTGCAGGTCTTCGAGCTCTTCGAGCCCCTGCGCGACGCGATCGCCGCCGGCCTGCCCGCCTACGGGTCGTGCGCGGGGATGATCCTGCTCGCCGACCGGCTCGAGGACGGCGCGGCGGGCCAGCGGACCCTCGGCGGGCTCGACGTGACCGTGCGCCGCAACGCCTTCGGCCGTCAGGTCGACTCCTTCGAGACGGACCTCGTCGTCGAGGGCGTCGCCGACAGCGCCACGGACCCGGTGCACGCCGTGTTCATCCGCGCGCCGTGGGTCGAGCGCACCGGGCCGGGCGTCCGGGCGCTGGCCACCGTCGCATCGGGCCCCGCCGCCGGTAGGATCGTGGCGGTGCGCGAGCGTGACGTGGTCGCGACGTCCTTCCACCCCGAGATCACGGGGGACATGAGGCTGCACCGGCTGTTCGTCCAGATCGTCACCGAGCGCGGCTGA
- a CDS encoding phenylacetate--CoA ligase family protein has translation MTGTGAAPRRTSVLRQAALRVATGVVTLVYRMYRVHPALWRFTARNYHPAMERFARLNAWMICQHAYLDVPAYRRHVEEHGFRFRWWDLTAYEPTSKHGYVDRYPEAERCWDGEIRTVGTVVDESSGSSGTPYNWLRSKRELATVHKNVAGYVTQIFGTRGLFAINAFSMGAWATGTNTGIAMSRIAMVKNTGPEIDKIVDTLRHFGPGYTYLVCAYPPFLKHLRDRLDADGFDWDAYDLNGFVGGEALTEGLRDYLEDRFGRVYSGYGASDLTIGMAGESDLTVWLRRALIAHEPLRREVLGDGEARTPMVFQYNPLETYLETTSDGRLLVTLNSADIMSPKLRYDIGDEAMILSFDAMRAAVDRLPEPLRSRLTFGVERAAAVQGMRLPLLLLFGRKDSTVSYMGANLYPLDVENGLYLDNPHAAAIESFKLSLVDIGDHEQRPGIHLQLRAHAALDDAERADLASRAAAGVLRHLASVSRDVAQSLEEDPTASDLRVEVHAHGTGPFAGGSTKIKNVYLVDEGDRDVPSAAR, from the coding sequence GTGACAGGCACCGGCGCGGCGCCGCGTCGGACGAGCGTCCTGCGCCAGGCGGCGCTGCGGGTCGCGACCGGGGTCGTCACGCTCGTCTACCGGATGTACCGGGTGCACCCCGCGTTGTGGCGGTTCACGGCCCGGAACTACCACCCCGCGATGGAGCGCTTCGCGCGGCTCAACGCCTGGATGATCTGCCAGCACGCCTACCTGGACGTGCCCGCGTACCGCCGCCACGTCGAGGAGCACGGCTTCCGCTTCCGCTGGTGGGACCTCACGGCGTACGAGCCCACCTCCAAGCACGGCTACGTCGACCGGTACCCCGAGGCGGAGCGCTGCTGGGACGGCGAGATCCGGACCGTGGGCACCGTGGTGGACGAGTCGTCCGGCTCGTCCGGGACCCCGTACAACTGGCTGCGCTCGAAGCGTGAGCTCGCCACGGTCCACAAGAACGTCGCGGGGTACGTGACGCAGATCTTCGGCACCCGCGGGCTCTTCGCCATCAACGCCTTCTCGATGGGCGCCTGGGCGACGGGCACCAACACGGGCATCGCCATGTCGCGGATCGCCATGGTCAAGAACACCGGCCCGGAGATCGACAAGATCGTCGACACGCTGCGCCACTTCGGCCCCGGCTACACCTACCTGGTGTGCGCGTACCCGCCCTTCCTCAAGCACCTGCGGGACCGGCTCGACGCGGACGGGTTCGACTGGGACGCCTACGACCTCAACGGCTTCGTCGGCGGCGAGGCGCTCACCGAGGGGCTGCGCGACTACCTGGAGGACCGCTTCGGCCGCGTCTACTCGGGCTACGGGGCCTCCGACCTCACCATCGGGATGGCCGGCGAGAGCGACCTGACCGTGTGGCTGCGCCGCGCCCTGATCGCCCACGAGCCCTTGCGCCGGGAGGTGCTCGGGGACGGCGAGGCCCGCACCCCGATGGTCTTCCAGTACAACCCGCTCGAGACCTACCTGGAGACGACGTCCGACGGGCGCCTGCTGGTGACCTTGAACTCCGCCGACATCATGAGCCCGAAGCTGCGCTACGACATCGGCGACGAGGCGATGATCCTCAGCTTCGACGCGATGCGCGCCGCGGTGGACCGCCTGCCCGAGCCGCTGCGCTCGCGCCTGACGTTCGGCGTCGAGCGCGCGGCCGCGGTCCAGGGCATGCGCCTGCCCCTGCTCCTGCTCTTCGGCCGCAAGGACTCGACCGTCTCCTACATGGGCGCGAACCTCTACCCGCTCGACGTCGAGAACGGGCTCTACCTCGACAACCCGCACGCGGCGGCCATCGAGTCCTTCAAGCTCTCCCTGGTCGACATCGGCGACCACGAGCAGCGTCCCGGCATCCACCTGCAGCTGCGTGCGCACGCCGCGCTCGACGACGCCGAGCGGGCGGACCTCGCGTCGCGCGCCGCCGCCGGGGTGCTGCGCCATCTCGCGTCCGTCTCGCGTGACGTGGCCCAGTCCCTCGAGGAGGACCCGACGGCCTCGGACCTGCGGGTCGAGGTGCACGCGCACGGCACGGGCCCGTTCGCGGGCGGCTCGACGAAGATCAAGAACGTGTACCTGGTGGACGAGGGCGACCGCGACGTCCCGTCCGCGGCGCGCTGA
- a CDS encoding NUDIX hydrolase, with protein MSTGVTQLGPEWVPGPDGVPFRRGARVILLDAADRVLLVRGHDMDDPARSWWFTVGGGIDPGESASDAAVREVAEEAGLSLSRDDLVGPVAVRSADFRFLRQTVRQSEEFFVARVEAPGALSTDGWTDVERAFMDEVRWWALDELERVREEVFPAELVPLVRGLLHGWDGVVRTLG; from the coding sequence GTGAGCACGGGAGTCACCCAGCTGGGCCCCGAGTGGGTGCCCGGACCGGATGGCGTGCCCTTCCGGCGCGGTGCCCGCGTGATCCTGCTCGACGCGGCGGACCGCGTGCTCCTGGTGCGGGGGCACGACATGGACGACCCCGCCCGGTCCTGGTGGTTCACCGTCGGCGGCGGGATCGACCCGGGCGAGAGCGCGTCGGACGCGGCCGTGCGTGAGGTGGCCGAGGAGGCGGGGCTGTCGCTCTCCCGGGACGACCTGGTCGGGCCCGTCGCGGTGCGCAGCGCCGACTTCCGGTTCCTGCGGCAGACGGTCCGGCAGTCGGAGGAGTTCTTCGTCGCGCGCGTCGAGGCGCCCGGGGCGCTGAGCACGGACGGGTGGACCGACGTCGAGCGCGCGTTCATGGACGAGGTCCGGTGGTGGGCCCTGGACGAGCTCGAGCGCGTGCGCGAGGAGGTCTTCCCCGCCGAGCTCGTCCCGCTGGTGCGCGGCCTGCTCCACGGGTGGGACGGCGTCGTCCGGACGCTCGGCTAG